One Micropterus dolomieu isolate WLL.071019.BEF.003 ecotype Adirondacks linkage group LG23, ASM2129224v1, whole genome shotgun sequence DNA window includes the following coding sequences:
- the LOC123963315 gene encoding complement factor B-like has product MGFSVHWSWLAVLSCLLYMGDEVRCDCTEENIQIEGGQYTLTKQLVSGSLLIYSCPEGYYPHPTLTRVCQLNGTWRPPPKRFLPQKCRIVECPDPNVLEYGNVSPPQEKYFVNNETTYECYSGYTMRGSSSRVCLPNGKWSGATPICSRDSENNCPDPGIPAGASRTGNTFGIDDTVKYTCNGNLFLVGSSERVCQENGQWTGKEPACYYRHTFDTPLEVSQAFGSAIKDSLTTLEPIDDTQEGRTIRISKNETLNIYIAVDISESIEEDQVNSAKKAVITLIDKISSFSVTPNYGVIFFSSEVFEVVKILDFLNGKVVLNTIKDEINKFKVSDRNAGTDLNLVFRTFLERMAVIKQLAGDKQFKEHRHVIIVFTDGAYNMGGSPAPTVEKIKNMVYMNHTVEGETQSREEYLDIYVFAIGAEIFDDDLQPLTVGVGGKHYFRMKDIQNLQQTFDDIIDEEQVMGLCGLHRDYDGHTAKSNERAMHPWVAFINVQTEGKSQKKCIGSLVTPQFVLTAAHCFTFGNLPEHVTVDIDDGRGKVKKVRNFIVHPKYNINGKANEGVKEFYDYDVALIQLTEYVEISINVRPICIPCTKQTNEALKLSVDSTCKDQEQLLLKSHLERLSFLTRTDKWVKEKDAHAKLGDNRDGCIKHALEAPGITTKNPKDAVTDIFLCTGGQSPQRDHVACPGDSGGAVYRNYEQRTIQVALVSWGTKDLCKTRGNMAESDDTSRDFHINLFRVVRFLKSVLGNDTLEYEPLPFLES; this is encoded by the exons ATGGGATTTTCTGTCCACTGGAGTTGGCTTGCTGTACTTTCATGTCTCCTCTATATGG GAGATGAAGTTCGGTGTGATTGCACAGAGGAGAATATTCAAATTGAAGGAGGTCAGTACACATTGACCAAGCAGCTGGTGAGTGGCAGCCTGTTGATCTACTCCTGTCCGGAGGGCTACTATCCACACCCGACTCTGACCCGCGTGTGCCAGCTAAATGGCACCTGGCGACCACCACCCAAAAGATTTTTACCTCAGAAATGCAGGA TTGTTGAATGTCCAGACCCCAACGTGCTGGAGTACGGTAACGTCTCCCCTCCTCAGGAGAAGTATTTTGTGAACAATGAGACCACGTATGAGTGCTACTCTGGATACACAATGCGAGGCTCATCCAGTCGTGTTTGCTTACCAAATGGGAAGTGGAGCGGCGCTACTCCCATCTGTAGCCGTGACT CAGAGAATAATTGTCCTGATCCTGGTATCCCAGCTGGCGCCTCAAGAACAGGGAACACATTTGGAATTGACGACacagtgaaatacacatgcaaTGGCAACCTGTTTTTGGTGGGGTCGAGTGAAAGAGTGTGTCAGGAGAACGGCCAGTGGACTGGCAAAGAGCCAGCATGCTACT acagacacacctTTGACACTCCACTGGAGGTTTCACAGGCATTTGGCAGTGCAATCAAAGACAGCCTCACCACTTTAGAGCCCATCG ATGACACACAGGAGGGGAGAACTATCAGGATATCAAAAAATGAGACACTTAACATCTATATCGCAGTAGATATTTCTGAGAGCATCGAAGAGGACCAAGTCAATAGTGCAAAGAAAGCTGTCATAACACTTATTGACAAG ATTTCATCTTTTAGCGTGACTCCAAACTATGGTGTCATCTTTTTCTCCTCTGAAGTGTTTGAAGTTGTCAAAATTCTTGATTTTTTGAATGGCAAAGTAGTACTAAACACCATAAAGGATGAAATTAACAAATTTAAAGTGAGCG ACAGAAATGCTGGAACAGATCTGAACCTCGTCTTTAGGACCTTCTTAGAGCGAATGGCTGTCATAAAGCAACTAGCTGGAGACAAGCAATTTAAGGAACATCGTCACGTCATCATCGTTTTTACAGATG GTGCTTACAATATGGGCGGTTCACCTGCACCAACtgtggaaaaaataaagaacatgGTATACATGAACCACACTGTTGAAGGGGAGACTCAATCAAGAGAAGAATATCTTG atatttatgtttttgctATTGGAGCTGAAATCTTTGATGACGACCTGCAGCCCCTCACAGTAGGGGTCGGTGGCAAGCATTATTTCAGaatgaaggacattcaaaattTACAACAGACCTTTGATGACATAATTG aTGAAGAACAAGTTATGGGTCTGTGTGGTCTTCACAGGGACTATGACGGACACACAGCCAAAAGCAACGAAAGGGCAATGCATCCATGGGTGGCATTCATTAATGTCCAG ACGGAAGGAAAGTCACAAAAGAAATGCATCGGCTCTCTGGTGACCCCTCAGTTTGTCTtgactgctgctcactgcttCACTTTTGGAAATTTACCTGAGCACGTCACAGTTGACATTGATGATGGACGGGGCAAAG TGAAAAAAGTTCGAAATTTCATAGTACACCCAAAATACAATATTAATGGTAAAGCAAATGAAGGCGTGAAGGAGTTCTATGACTATGATGTGGCTCTCATCCAACTGACAGAATACGTTGAAATCTCCATTAACGTCAG ACCTATTTGTATACCTTGCACCAAGCAGACCAATGAAGCTCTAAAACTGAGTGTTGATTCCACCTGCAAGGACCAAG AGCAGCTGCTGTTAAAGAGTCACCTTGAAAGACTCAGTTTCCTGACAAGGACGGACAAGTGGGTAAAGGAAAAAGATGCTCACGCTAAGCTTGGCGACAAT AGAGATGGATGCATCAAACATGCACTAGAGGCCCCTGGCATAACAACAAAGAATCCAAAGGATGCTGTGACTGATATCTTCCTGTGCACAGGTGGTCAGAGCCCCCAACGAGATCATGTAGCATGTCCAG GTGACTCTGGAGGTGCAGTGTACAGGAACTATGAGCAACGCACAATTCAG GTTGCATTGGTCAGCTGGGGAACCAAGGATCTGTGCAAGACTCGTGGTAATATGGCGGAGTCAGATGACACCTCCAGAGATTTCCATATTAATCTTTTCAGAGTTGTCCGTTTTCTCAAATCTGTCCTTGGAAATGACACCCTTGAATATGAACCACTTCCATTTTTGGAGAGTTGA
- the chek1 gene encoding serine/threonine-protein kinase Chk1, with product MAVPFVQDWDLVQTLGEGAYGEVRLLVNRQTEEAVAVKVIDTSQAKECAENVKKEVCVHKTLNHPNIVRFFGHRKEGQTMYLFLEYCTGGELFDRIEPDVGMAEKDAHRFFQQLIAAVEYLHVTGITHRDIKPENILLDDKDNLKLTDFGLATMFRFKGRERLLSRLCGTLPYVAPELLSQKEFKAQPADIWACGIVLTAMLAGELPWDQPTESCQEYSDWLQKKTYLPPWKKIQPMPLSLLSKLLLASPDARITIADIKKDRWFTQGVKQPPLCSGGKKLRSDAGLVSRANSDDRMLFSSSQPDFAAGGWEAMLLISQTEGQVSFSQPTKPEHMLLGSQLLGTPGASQSPWQRLVRRMTRFFTTVNADASLSALKDACDGLALGFKLSCTKQVTVSTLDKRNNKLIFKVHLLELNQIVLLDFRLSKGDGLEFKRLFVKIKQKLGEIISTQKIT from the exons ATGGCTGTGCCTTTTGTGCAAGACTGGGACCTTGTTCAGACACTGGGAGAAGGAGCCTATGGAGA AGTGAGGCTGctggtgaacagacagacagaggaggctGTGGCAGTGAAGGTGATCGATACCTCTCAGGCTAAAGAGTgtgctgaaaatgtcaaaaaggAGGTCTGCGTCCATAAG ACGCTCAACCACCCCAACATCGTACGTTTTTTTGGCCATCGGAAGGAAGGTCAGACTATGTACCTCTTCTTGGAGTACTGCACCGGAGGAGAGCTTTTCGACCGAATAG AGCCTGATGTGGGGATGGCGGAGAAAGATGCTCATAGATTTTTCCAGCAGCTAATAGCGGCTGTG GAATACCTCCACGTTACTGGCATCACCCACAGAGACATAAAGCCAGAGAACATTTTGCTGGATGACAAAG ATAACCTGAAGCTGACAGATTTTGGTCTGGCCACCATGTTTCGTTTCAAAGGACGAGAGCGTCTTCTGAGTCGACTCTGTGGGACGCTTCCATACGTGGCTCCGGAGCTTCTCAGCCAGAAAGAGTTCAAAGCTCAACCTGCAGATATCTGGGCTTGTGGGATAGTCCTCACTGCCATGCTGGCTGGAG AGTTGCCATGGGACCAGCCCACTGAGAGCTGTCAAGAGTATTCAGATTGGCTTCAAAAGAAAACGTATCTACCTCCTTGGAAGAAAATACAACCAATGCCTCTCA GTTTGCTGTCCAAATTACTGCTGGCCAGTCCAGATGCACGGATCACCATCGCAGACATAAAGAAAGACCGCTGGTTTACTCAAG GTGTAAAGCAGCCGCCTCTGTGCTCAGGAGGAAAAAAACTTCGATCAGATGCGGGACTTGTATCACGGGCCAACAG TGATGACAGGatgctgttttccagctctCAGCCTGATTTTGCAGCAGGTGGCTGGGAAGCCATGTTGTTAATCAGCCAAACCGAAGGTCAGGTCAGCTTCTCTCAGCCGACCAAGCCAGAGCACATGTTGCTGGGTAGTCAGCTTCTGGGCACACCAGGGGCCAGTCAG TCACCGTGGCAAAGATTAGTGCGGAGAATGACGCGTTTCTTCACCACTGTGAATGCTGACGCCTCCTTATCGGCCCTGAAAGATGCCTGTGACGGCCTGGCACTTGGCTTCAAACTCAGCTGCACCAAACAG GTGACAGTGAGCACACTGGACAAACGCAACAACAAACTCATCTTCAAAGTCCATTTGCTAGAGCTGAATCAGATAGTGCTGCTGGATTTCAGACTGTCTAAG GGTGACGGTCTGGAGTTCAAGCGTCtctttgtgaaaataaaacagaaactcGGTGAAATCATCAGCACTCAGAAGATCACATGA